In the Natrinema amylolyticum genome, one interval contains:
- a CDS encoding carbonic anhydrase, whose product MGTDREILERLLAGNERHVEALPDGYFADVQTAQHPTVVAICCSDSRVSHEGMWGIERPGAVFTPSNIGNQIWDEDDGERIVDGGILYPIHHTGTDVVAVVGHTGCGAVTAAYRVATGEESPGPQGVDKWVDQLVPVIEEAIESGLIDTDADEEQVINQLVEYNVGYQARSLRDAADVPDDIDVYGFVYDFQGVYGDEPGRTYLVTVDGETDPRALADLVPEGYEATARSLLYQ is encoded by the coding sequence ATGGGAACCGATCGCGAGATACTCGAGCGGTTGCTCGCCGGCAACGAGCGCCACGTCGAGGCGTTGCCGGACGGTTACTTCGCGGACGTTCAGACGGCCCAGCACCCGACCGTCGTCGCGATCTGTTGTTCGGACTCGCGAGTCTCTCACGAGGGGATGTGGGGTATCGAGCGACCGGGGGCAGTCTTCACGCCGAGCAACATCGGCAACCAGATCTGGGACGAGGACGACGGCGAGCGGATCGTCGACGGTGGGATCCTCTACCCGATCCACCACACTGGCACCGACGTCGTCGCAGTCGTGGGCCACACCGGTTGCGGGGCCGTCACCGCGGCCTACCGCGTCGCGACCGGCGAGGAGTCGCCGGGTCCGCAGGGCGTCGACAAGTGGGTCGACCAGCTCGTTCCCGTCATCGAGGAGGCCATAGAGAGCGGCCTGATCGACACCGACGCGGACGAGGAGCAGGTGATCAACCAGCTCGTCGAGTACAACGTCGGCTATCAGGCGCGCTCGCTCCGTGACGCCGCGGACGTTCCGGACGACATCGACGTCTACGGCTTCGTCTACGACTTTCAGGGCGTCTACGGCGACGAACCCGGCCGCACGTACCTCGTCACGGTCGACGGCGAGACCGATCCCCGCGCGCTCGCCGACCTCGTGCCGGAAGGGTACGAGGCGACGGCTCGGAGTCTACTCTATCAGTAG
- a CDS encoding NADP-dependent oxidoreductase, which translates to MAETRQWRLASRPVGEPTRDDFELVTVDRPEPDNGEVLVETLYQSVDPYMRGRMRDAESYAEPWDVGDPMRANVVGEVLESNAGQFSAGDIVTGDLLWAEHAVADANELQPVDPDRGPISTALGVLGMPGVTAYWGLNDVGDPKPGDTVVVSAAAGAVGSVVGQLARLSGARVVGTAGSEAKIEWLTDELGFDAAINYKETDDLSAAVDDACPDGVDVYFDNVGGPITDAVWPRLNVDARVAVCGQIALYNETDVPTGPRKLAKLIETRATVEGLLVSDYQPRWGEALERLSTFIQNGDVQYRENVVEGFENAPDAFLGLFEGENIGKQLVKVAERDE; encoded by the coding sequence ATGGCAGAAACCAGACAGTGGCGACTCGCCAGTCGCCCGGTCGGCGAACCGACCCGCGATGACTTCGAACTCGTCACCGTCGACCGTCCCGAACCGGACAACGGCGAGGTGCTCGTCGAGACGCTGTACCAGTCCGTCGACCCGTACATGCGCGGTCGCATGCGCGACGCGGAGTCGTACGCCGAGCCGTGGGACGTCGGCGACCCGATGCGAGCGAACGTCGTCGGCGAAGTCCTCGAGTCCAACGCCGGCCAGTTCTCGGCGGGAGATATCGTGACCGGCGACCTCCTGTGGGCGGAACACGCCGTCGCGGACGCGAACGAACTCCAGCCGGTAGATCCCGACCGCGGCCCGATCTCGACGGCGCTGGGTGTGCTCGGGATGCCCGGCGTGACGGCCTACTGGGGGCTGAACGATGTCGGTGACCCGAAACCCGGCGACACCGTCGTCGTCTCCGCCGCGGCGGGCGCGGTCGGCTCCGTCGTCGGCCAGCTCGCCCGACTCTCGGGCGCTCGCGTGGTCGGGACCGCCGGCAGCGAGGCGAAGATCGAGTGGCTCACCGACGAGCTCGGCTTCGACGCCGCGATCAACTACAAGGAGACCGACGACCTCTCGGCCGCGGTCGACGACGCCTGTCCCGACGGCGTCGATGTCTACTTCGACAACGTCGGCGGCCCGATCACGGACGCCGTCTGGCCCCGACTGAACGTCGACGCCCGCGTCGCCGTCTGCGGCCAGATCGCGCTGTACAACGAGACCGACGTCCCGACCGGGCCGCGGAAACTCGCCAAACTCATCGAGACCCGCGCGACGGTCGAAGGACTCCTCGTCAGCGACTACCAGCCACGGTGGGGCGAGGCGCTCGAGCGACTCTCGACGTTCATCCAGAACGGGGACGTGCAGTACCGCGAAAACGTCGTCGAAGGCTTCGAGAACGCACCGGACGCGTTCCTCGGGCTGTTCGAGGGCGAGAACATCGGGAAGCAGTTGGTGAAAGTCGCCGAGCGAGACGAGTAG
- a CDS encoding alpha/beta fold hydrolase, which produces MVVSEPESISLPDGRTLAFATYGDPDGAPLVFHHGTPGSSHLGALLSAPARTRGVRVIAPSRPGYGRSDPDPDGSFETWAEDCRALVDALGLESVAVAGFSGGGPYALAAAAHHADRVSDVGVVGAPVPAHDGGPFAPLVRFPRLLGVAFRFGAVVARLRGDRFVVDQLTDRTVDDETARIVGRDFRAGLSAGPSGAVRESRALATDRSPPLPDGDVTVWHGVDDENAPIGPVRTAYEDHPVVTLCEINDDHLGTLCSVRDDVIGLAE; this is translated from the coding sequence ATGGTCGTTTCCGAACCGGAGTCGATCTCGCTCCCCGATGGTCGGACGCTGGCGTTTGCGACGTACGGCGATCCGGACGGCGCGCCGCTGGTCTTCCACCACGGAACGCCCGGATCGTCCCACCTCGGGGCGTTGCTCTCGGCCCCCGCTCGCACTCGAGGCGTTCGCGTGATCGCGCCGAGTCGCCCCGGGTACGGTCGTTCCGATCCGGATCCGGACGGGTCGTTCGAAACTTGGGCCGAGGACTGTCGAGCGCTCGTCGACGCTCTGGGACTCGAGTCGGTCGCAGTCGCCGGATTCTCCGGCGGCGGTCCCTACGCGTTGGCCGCCGCCGCACACCACGCCGATCGAGTCTCCGACGTCGGCGTAGTCGGCGCACCGGTGCCGGCACACGACGGCGGGCCGTTCGCCCCGCTCGTTCGGTTCCCGCGCCTCCTGGGAGTCGCGTTCCGATTCGGCGCGGTCGTCGCACGGCTCCGGGGCGACCGATTCGTCGTCGACCAGTTGACCGACCGCACCGTCGACGACGAGACCGCCCGCATCGTCGGTCGCGACTTCCGCGCCGGACTGTCGGCCGGGCCGTCCGGTGCGGTCCGCGAGAGTCGCGCGCTCGCGACCGACCGGTCGCCGCCGCTGCCCGACGGCGACGTGACGGTTTGGCACGGGGTCGACGACGAAAACGCCCCGATCGGTCCGGTCCGAACCGCCTACGAGGACCACCCGGTCGTCACCCTCTGCGAGATCAACGACGACCACCTGGGAACGCTGTGTTCGGTCCGCGACGACGTCATCGGTCTGGCCGAGTGA
- a CDS encoding MMPL family transporter: protein MHGRRYAALRLSAGVDGSADVSTVSDQLDGVAATLETDDVRATATGRSLVAAEATDQLIATVIESLAVTLVAILGLLTVVFRAARGRASLGVITPVPVDFAVSWLLGTLALLGIPISMTTALVGSIALGLGSDYAIHVTERFGDELEAGVDTATALHRTVVCTGGALLSSAVTTAAGFGVLGFALLPALRQFGISLAIGIGYAFVASVVVLPSLLACWVRYGPGTTAEPAARVAAGDD from the coding sequence ATTCACGGGCGGAGATACGCGGCGCTCAGGCTCAGCGCGGGCGTCGACGGCTCCGCCGACGTCTCGACCGTCAGCGATCAGCTGGACGGCGTCGCGGCGACGCTCGAGACCGACGACGTTCGAGCGACCGCGACGGGACGGTCGCTGGTCGCCGCAGAGGCTACCGATCAGCTCATCGCTACGGTCATCGAGAGCCTCGCGGTGACGCTCGTCGCGATTCTGGGCCTGCTCACCGTCGTCTTCCGGGCGGCGAGGGGTCGCGCATCGCTGGGCGTTATTACGCCCGTTCCGGTCGACTTCGCCGTGAGTTGGTTGCTCGGAACGCTGGCCCTGCTTGGGATTCCGATCAGCATGACCACTGCGCTCGTCGGCAGCATCGCGCTCGGACTCGGTTCCGACTACGCGATTCACGTCACCGAACGGTTCGGCGACGAACTCGAGGCGGGCGTCGATACGGCGACGGCGCTCCACCGGACGGTCGTCTGCACTGGCGGTGCGCTCCTGAGCAGCGCCGTCACGACCGCGGCGGGATTCGGCGTCCTGGGATTCGCCCTGCTCCCGGCGCTTCGCCAGTTCGGGATCAGTCTCGCGATCGGCATCGGCTACGCCTTCGTCGCGAGCGTCGTCGTGCTGCCGAGCCTGCTGGCTTGCTGGGTCCGATACGGGCCCGGGACGACCGCGGAACCGGCGGCCAGAGTCGCCGCCGGCGACGACTGA
- a CDS encoding ABC transporter permease: protein MLSVGFRALFRREILRFVRRPKNTFMPPAITNVLYFAVFGLILGGRIDQIAGFDYILFIVPGLIVLGAISNAFENASFSIFHGRWNEYIHETLTSPLSYVEMVVAYVAASAVRGLIVGVIIAVVGRLFVSISIKHGLFLVATMVVITALFAGFGIIGGLVARDFDDLTVMNQFILRPLVFFGAVFYSLETFEQTWQVTLSLVNPMVYMVDSVRYGLLGHSDLIAVGILPGPYADFAPLLALGVLTTATVLVLAIDVYLFKIGYGLTD, encoded by the coding sequence ATGCTGTCGGTCGGCTTCCGCGCGCTCTTCCGGCGCGAGATACTGCGGTTCGTCCGCCGCCCGAAGAACACGTTCATGCCGCCGGCAATCACGAACGTGCTCTACTTCGCCGTCTTCGGGCTGATTCTCGGCGGCCGGATCGACCAGATCGCCGGCTTCGATTACATTCTCTTCATCGTTCCCGGACTGATCGTCCTCGGTGCGATCTCGAACGCCTTCGAAAACGCGTCGTTCTCGATCTTCCACGGCAGATGGAACGAGTACATCCACGAGACGCTGACCTCGCCGTTGTCCTACGTCGAGATGGTCGTCGCCTACGTCGCGGCCAGCGCGGTGCGGGGACTCATCGTCGGCGTCATCATCGCCGTCGTGGGCCGGCTGTTCGTGTCGATCAGCATCAAACACGGCCTGTTCCTCGTGGCCACGATGGTGGTCATCACGGCGCTGTTCGCCGGCTTCGGTATCATCGGCGGGCTCGTCGCCAGGGATTTCGACGATCTGACCGTGATGAACCAATTTATCCTCCGACCGCTGGTCTTCTTCGGGGCCGTCTTCTACTCCCTCGAGACGTTCGAGCAGACCTGGCAGGTGACCCTTTCGCTGGTGAATCCGATGGTCTACATGGTCGACAGCGTCCGGTACGGGCTGTTGGGCCACTCGGATCTGATCGCGGTCGGCATTCTCCCGGGGCCCTACGCCGACTTCGCACCGCTGCTCGCGCTCGGCGTGCTCACGACGGCCACCGTCCTCGTGCTGGCGATCGACGTCTACCTGTTCAAGATCGGCTACGGACTGACCGACTGA
- a CDS encoding ABC transporter ATP-binding protein → MPPAIETVDLVKEYGDLRALQELSLTVEEGEFFGLLGPNGAGKTTFINTLVGLVRKSGGEARVFGHDVEDNYRQARDAIGLAPQEFNVDRFFPIKEVLTHKAGYHGIPEDEAAERADEVLKRVGIYDKRDERFDWLSGGMKRRLLLARALVTQPDLLILDEPTAGVDVQLRHDLWELVTELNEEGTTILLTTHYIEEAERLCDRVAIMNEGRKVTVATPDELKQRGTDTIAVRLESAPTSAPALGPYAHETTVSGDRIEVRVDDGGSTAPQLLNDLEARGHEIADLEITRTSLEEIFVDLTRSDDRTVTRSSAESAGDGKSAGDDEGATDGRETEREREGVA, encoded by the coding sequence ATGCCACCGGCCATCGAGACCGTCGATCTCGTGAAGGAGTACGGCGATCTACGCGCGCTGCAGGAGCTATCGCTGACCGTCGAGGAAGGCGAATTCTTCGGCCTGCTCGGCCCCAACGGTGCGGGGAAGACGACCTTTATCAACACGCTGGTCGGCCTGGTCCGCAAGTCCGGCGGCGAGGCGCGGGTCTTCGGCCACGACGTTGAGGACAACTACCGGCAGGCCCGCGACGCGATCGGACTCGCACCCCAGGAGTTCAACGTCGATCGCTTCTTCCCCATCAAGGAAGTCCTGACGCACAAGGCCGGCTACCACGGAATCCCCGAGGACGAGGCCGCCGAACGCGCCGACGAGGTCCTCAAGCGCGTCGGGATCTACGACAAGCGCGACGAGCGCTTCGACTGGCTCTCTGGCGGGATGAAACGCCGCCTGCTGCTCGCTCGAGCCCTCGTCACCCAACCCGATCTGCTCATCCTCGACGAGCCGACCGCCGGCGTCGACGTCCAGTTGCGTCACGACCTGTGGGAGTTGGTCACCGAACTCAACGAAGAGGGGACGACGATCCTGCTGACGACCCACTACATCGAGGAGGCCGAACGCCTCTGTGACCGCGTCGCAATCATGAACGAGGGGCGGAAAGTGACCGTCGCGACGCCGGACGAACTGAAACAGCGCGGCACCGACACGATCGCCGTGCGCCTCGAGTCCGCGCCGACCAGCGCACCCGCTCTCGGGCCCTACGCACACGAAACGACGGTGTCCGGCGACCGGATCGAGGTCCGCGTCGACGACGGCGGCTCGACCGCACCGCAGTTACTGAACGACCTCGAGGCGAGGGGCCACGAAATCGCCGACCTCGAGATCACCAGGACGTCGCTCGAGGAGATCTTCGTCGATCTGACTCGCAGCGACGACCGGACGGTGACGCGGTCGTCAGCGGAAAGTGCGGGTGACGGCAAGAGTGCGGGCGACGACGAGGGCGCGACCGACGGCCGCGAAACCGAGCGCGAACGGGAGGGGGTCGCCTGA
- a CDS encoding CBS domain-containing protein has translation MRSFRIGSLFGIPIKLDLTFLLVLPLFAYLIGTRIEAVSEILNGALDAGIDVSVVTAGSMPWLLGLAAAIGLFVGVVLHELGHSLTAQRYGFPIDSITLWLFGGIAAFSEMPEDWRQELNIAVAGPIVSVLVGIGTYALFVATPESFSGVRFVLGYLAVLNVALAFFNMIPAFPMDGGRVLRALLARGQPYAQATQQAASVGKVFAVGMGLFGLLAFNIILIGVAFFVYIAASSEAQQVTMKAAFQDVTVGDIMTPASDLHTVEPDTTVAELIQRMFTERHTGYPVVDTQAFEGERLIGLVTLTDARDVDPVERDAYTVEDVMTTDLQTISPDSDAMTAIERMREHDIGRLLVVDDDDLVGLISRTDVMTAFDIVQQSGAIAPAGRPRTAD, from the coding sequence ATGAGGAGTTTCCGGATCGGCTCCCTGTTCGGGATTCCGATCAAACTCGACCTGACGTTCCTGTTGGTGCTCCCCCTGTTCGCGTACCTCATCGGGACGCGTATCGAGGCCGTCTCCGAGATCCTCAACGGGGCGCTCGACGCGGGGATCGACGTGAGCGTCGTCACCGCCGGTTCGATGCCGTGGCTACTCGGACTGGCCGCAGCGATCGGCCTGTTCGTCGGCGTCGTGCTCCACGAATTGGGCCACTCACTGACCGCCCAGCGGTACGGCTTTCCGATCGACTCGATCACGCTCTGGCTGTTCGGCGGCATCGCCGCCTTCTCCGAGATGCCCGAAGATTGGCGACAGGAACTCAACATCGCCGTCGCCGGCCCGATCGTCAGCGTCCTGGTCGGCATCGGTACCTACGCACTCTTCGTCGCGACCCCCGAGAGTTTCAGCGGCGTGCGGTTCGTCCTCGGCTATCTCGCCGTCCTGAACGTCGCACTCGCCTTCTTCAACATGATTCCCGCGTTCCCGATGGACGGCGGACGGGTGTTGCGCGCGCTGTTAGCTCGCGGGCAGCCGTACGCACAGGCGACCCAGCAGGCCGCCAGCGTCGGCAAGGTGTTCGCCGTCGGCATGGGACTGTTCGGCCTCCTCGCGTTCAACATCATCCTCATCGGCGTCGCCTTCTTCGTCTATATCGCCGCCTCGAGCGAGGCCCAGCAGGTGACCATGAAGGCCGCGTTTCAGGACGTCACCGTCGGCGACATCATGACGCCGGCGAGCGACCTCCACACCGTCGAACCCGACACGACCGTCGCAGAGTTGATTCAGCGGATGTTCACTGAGCGCCACACCGGCTATCCGGTCGTCGACACCCAGGCGTTCGAGGGCGAGCGGCTCATCGGCCTCGTGACGTTGACCGACGCCCGCGATGTCGACCCGGTCGAGCGCGATGCCTACACCGTCGAAGACGTGATGACGACCGACCTGCAGACGATCTCGCCCGACTCCGACGCGATGACTGCCATCGAACGGATGCGGGAACACGATATCGGCCGCCTGCTCGTGGTCGATGACGACGACCTCGTGGGACTGATCTCGCGGACCGACGTGATGACCGCGTTCGACATCGTCCAACAGAGCGGTGCGATCGCTCCCGCCGGCCGACCGCGAACCGCGGACTGA
- a CDS encoding MarR family transcriptional regulator has translation MMMRDAQTTHRIDPLPTELDSAQSKLVYLTLEATDGATVGDLSGLLDMQKLSILSVLSSLESEGLIERTGSEYVSAN, from the coding sequence ATGATGATGCGAGACGCGCAGACGACTCATCGAATCGACCCCCTCCCGACCGAACTCGACTCCGCACAGAGTAAACTCGTCTACCTCACCCTCGAGGCGACCGACGGTGCGACGGTCGGGGACCTGAGCGGCCTCCTGGACATGCAGAAGCTCTCGATCCTGAGCGTGCTCTCCTCGCTCGAGAGCGAGGGACTGATCGAGCGAACCGGCTCCGAGTACGTCTCCGCGAACTGA
- a CDS encoding 50S ribosomal protein L16, translated as MSDKPASMYREISKPAYTRREYITGIPGSKIAQHKMGDAQANAEDYPVQISLITEEEVQLRHGSLEASRLSANRHMLKNAGENNYKMVLRKFPHHVIRENKQATGAGADRVSDGMRQAFGKIVGTAARIDAGERIFTIWCDVDDAEFAKDALRRSYNKISPPCRVVIERGEEQLIA; from the coding sequence ATGTCCGACAAACCTGCCTCCATGTACCGGGAGATCAGTAAGCCGGCCTACACGCGCCGCGAATACATTACTGGCATCCCCGGATCGAAGATCGCACAGCACAAGATGGGCGACGCCCAGGCGAACGCCGAGGACTACCCCGTTCAGATCAGCCTCATCACGGAAGAGGAGGTCCAGCTCCGACACGGGAGCCTCGAGGCCTCGCGCCTCTCGGCGAACCGTCACATGCTGAAAAACGCCGGCGAGAACAACTACAAAATGGTCCTGCGCAAATTCCCCCACCACGTCATCCGGGAGAACAAGCAGGCGACGGGCGCGGGTGCGGACCGTGTCTCCGACGGGATGCGCCAGGCCTTCGGGAAGATCGTCGGCACCGCCGCTCGCATCGACGCCGGCGAGCGCATCTTCACCATCTGGTGTGACGTCGACGACGCCGAGTTCGCCAAGGACGCCCTTCGGCGCTCCTACAACAAGATCTCGCCACCGTGTCGCGTCGTCATCGAGCGTGGCGAGGAACAGCTGATCGCATAA
- a CDS encoding ATP-grasp domain-containing protein, translated as MIDLAVANAKQTFERMREPLAERGIRVHHVPVRERTVALGDPPWEPDEYDVGFVYPGRLMEGGVADALLEIPWLNDHETVLTSRNKAEVLARLGRAELPVPDSVYVSNDVGEGDLVDVFERFEPPVVVKPNSTTRGVGVAKAHDLDSFLGICDYLSLVHDYRATGDQSFLVQEYLPNATDYRVMVLEGEYVGAVERRLPDEAVSEGQWKHNVHRGAEATGADLPAEWRDLAESVAAELEIPFLGVDLLETDDRLVVNETNARPTIDEATKYEPDFYDRLAAAIRGAAE; from the coding sequence ATGATCGATCTCGCGGTGGCGAACGCGAAACAGACGTTCGAGCGGATGCGGGAGCCGCTGGCCGAGCGAGGAATACGAGTTCATCACGTGCCCGTGCGCGAGCGAACGGTCGCGCTCGGTGATCCTCCGTGGGAGCCCGACGAGTACGACGTGGGCTTCGTCTACCCCGGCCGGCTGATGGAGGGCGGCGTCGCCGACGCACTGCTCGAGATCCCGTGGCTCAACGATCACGAAACGGTGTTGACCTCGCGAAACAAGGCCGAGGTGCTCGCGCGGCTCGGACGGGCCGAGCTGCCGGTTCCGGACTCGGTCTACGTCTCGAACGACGTCGGCGAGGGCGACCTGGTCGACGTCTTCGAGCGGTTCGAGCCGCCGGTCGTGGTCAAGCCCAACTCGACGACGCGGGGCGTCGGCGTCGCGAAGGCCCACGATCTCGATTCCTTTCTGGGCATCTGTGACTACCTCTCGCTGGTCCACGACTACCGGGCGACCGGCGATCAGTCCTTTCTCGTTCAGGAGTACCTCCCGAACGCGACCGACTACCGGGTGATGGTCCTCGAGGGGGAGTACGTCGGCGCGGTCGAGCGCAGACTGCCCGACGAGGCGGTCAGCGAGGGGCAGTGGAAGCACAACGTCCACCGCGGCGCGGAGGCGACGGGCGCGGACCTCCCGGCGGAGTGGCGCGATCTCGCCGAGTCGGTCGCCGCCGAACTCGAGATCCCGTTCCTCGGCGTCGACCTGCTCGAGACGGACGACCGACTGGTCGTCAACGAGACGAACGCGCGGCCGACGATCGACGAGGCGACAAAGTACGAACCCGACTTCTACGATCGGCTCGCGGCCGCGATCCGCGGGGCTGCGGAGTGA
- a CDS encoding Hsp20/alpha crystallin family protein, with the protein MRRDDRDEPFDDLFREIERMMNEMMNGADGNVNFDSSSNVDNGFGMDTHVDIHETDAEVRVVADLPGVEKDNIELECDGKTLTISAESEHRQYDERVSLPSRVNEHTASATYNNGVLEVVFDRAEQSSDISLE; encoded by the coding sequence ATGCGCCGAGACGACCGCGACGAACCCTTCGACGACCTGTTCCGCGAGATTGAACGAATGATGAACGAGATGATGAACGGTGCGGACGGGAACGTGAACTTCGACTCTTCGAGCAACGTCGACAACGGATTCGGCATGGACACCCACGTCGATATCCACGAGACCGACGCGGAGGTCCGCGTCGTCGCCGACCTCCCCGGCGTCGAGAAGGACAACATCGAACTCGAGTGCGACGGCAAGACGCTGACGATCTCCGCCGAAAGCGAGCACCGTCAATACGACGAGCGCGTCTCCCTGCCGAGCCGCGTCAACGAACACACCGCGTCCGCGACCTACAACAACGGCGTCCTCGAAGTCGTCTTCGACCGCGCCGAACAGTCCTCGGACATCAGTCTCGAGTAA
- a CDS encoding type II glyceraldehyde-3-phosphate dehydrogenase — MQQVAINGYGTIGKRVADAVRQQPDMEVLGVAKTRPNFEAETAIDKGFPLYAAVEEREELFAEAGLEIAGPVEDLVAEADVVVDATPSGIGAQNKELYEEYDTPALYQGGEDADLVDTSFNARSNFEEAVDADHVRVVSCNTTGLSRVIAPLREAYGVEKVRATLVRRGGDPGQADRGPINDILPNPVTIPSHHGPDVETIFPDLDIDTLGMKVPATLMHMHSLNVTLEEEVDAAEVRDLFADESRLFLIPERMDIDGSGKLKEYALDAGRPRGDIWENCIWEESISTEGRDFYCFQGIHQESDVVPENVDAIRAVTGAADAAESIATTDETLGIGL, encoded by the coding sequence ATGCAACAGGTCGCTATCAACGGCTACGGCACGATCGGCAAGCGCGTCGCGGACGCGGTCCGGCAACAGCCCGACATGGAAGTACTGGGTGTCGCCAAGACGCGGCCGAACTTCGAGGCCGAGACGGCTATCGACAAGGGATTCCCGCTCTACGCCGCCGTCGAGGAGCGCGAGGAGCTGTTCGCCGAGGCAGGCCTCGAGATCGCGGGACCGGTCGAGGATCTCGTGGCCGAGGCCGACGTCGTCGTCGACGCCACGCCGTCGGGCATCGGGGCTCAGAACAAGGAACTCTACGAGGAGTACGACACGCCGGCGCTCTACCAGGGCGGGGAAGACGCCGACCTCGTCGACACGAGCTTCAACGCGCGCTCGAACTTCGAGGAGGCCGTCGACGCCGACCACGTGCGCGTCGTCTCCTGTAACACGACCGGGCTCTCTCGAGTGATCGCGCCGCTCCGAGAGGCCTACGGCGTCGAGAAGGTCCGCGCGACGCTCGTTCGCCGCGGCGGCGACCCCGGACAAGCCGACCGCGGGCCGATCAACGACATCCTCCCGAACCCGGTGACGATTCCGTCCCACCACGGCCCCGACGTGGAGACCATCTTCCCCGATCTGGACATCGACACGCTCGGGATGAAGGTGCCCGCGACGCTGATGCACATGCACAGCCTGAACGTCACCTTGGAGGAGGAGGTCGACGCCGCCGAGGTCCGCGACCTGTTCGCCGACGAGTCGCGCCTGTTCCTGATCCCCGAGCGGATGGACATCGACGGCAGCGGGAAACTCAAGGAGTACGCGCTGGACGCCGGTCGACCGCGCGGCGACATCTGGGAGAACTGCATCTGGGAGGAATCCATCTCGACCGAGGGACGGGACTTCTACTGCTTCCAGGGCATCCACCAGGAGAGCGACGTCGTGCCGGAAAACGTCGACGCCATCCGCGCCGTGACCGGCGCTGCCGACGCCGCGGAGAGCATCGCGACGACCGACGAGACGCTCGGTATCGGGCTCTAG
- a CDS encoding aminopeptidase, which produces MTALRAAAETAVRQCLGLESGESCAVVTDDEREPIGEAIYEVASEVTDDAVIVRYPPGETHGSEPPAPVAAAMAGADVVLAPTTKSLSHTRARTEANEAGARVATLPGITEDVFTTGLAADYESIAAHCEAVREQVDGADEIRVTTDAGTDIAFGVGDREWLSDTGIVHEPGQMSNLPAGEVFISPETADGTFVVDGTMRPHGLLADGHRLTFEVEDGLVTQISDDEIRATVEDAAEDVGDAAYNLAELGIGTNVAVTELVGSVLLDEKAGGTVHIAIGDNAGIGGETEAPIHLDGILREPTVFADGDPIELPTADDA; this is translated from the coding sequence ATGACAGCACTTCGAGCCGCGGCGGAGACGGCGGTCCGCCAGTGTCTGGGTCTCGAGTCGGGGGAGTCGTGTGCGGTCGTCACCGACGACGAGCGCGAACCGATCGGGGAGGCGATCTACGAGGTAGCGAGCGAGGTCACCGATGACGCCGTGATCGTCCGGTATCCGCCGGGCGAGACCCACGGCAGCGAGCCGCCGGCACCGGTCGCGGCGGCGATGGCCGGGGCCGACGTGGTGCTCGCGCCGACGACCAAGAGTCTGAGCCACACGCGGGCCCGAACCGAGGCCAACGAGGCCGGCGCGCGAGTCGCGACGCTCCCGGGGATCACCGAGGACGTCTTCACGACCGGGCTGGCGGCCGACTACGAGTCGATCGCGGCCCACTGTGAGGCCGTCCGCGAGCAGGTCGACGGGGCCGACGAGATCCGCGTGACGACCGACGCCGGGACCGACATCGCGTTCGGCGTCGGCGACCGCGAGTGGCTCTCCGATACCGGCATCGTCCACGAACCCGGCCAGATGTCGAACCTGCCGGCCGGTGAGGTCTTCATCAGCCCCGAAACCGCCGACGGCACCTTCGTCGTCGACGGGACGATGCGCCCCCACGGGCTGCTCGCAGATGGCCACCGGCTGACGTTCGAGGTCGAGGACGGCCTCGTCACGCAGATCTCTGACGACGAGATCCGCGCGACGGTTGAGGACGCGGCCGAAGACGTCGGCGACGCCGCGTACAACCTCGCGGAGCTCGGAATCGGCACGAACGTGGCCGTCACCGAACTCGTCGGCTCGGTCCTCCTCGACGAGAAGGCAGGGGGAACCGTCCATATCGCGATCGGCGACAACGCGGGCATCGGCGGCGAGACGGAAGCACCGATCCACCTCGACGGCATCCTTCGTGAGCCGACGGTCTTCGCCGACGGCGATCCCATCGAGCTTCCGACGGCGGACGACGCGTGA